From the Periophthalmus magnuspinnatus isolate fPerMag1 chromosome 1, fPerMag1.2.pri, whole genome shotgun sequence genome, one window contains:
- the LOC117371126 gene encoding galactosylceramide sulfotransferase-like: protein MLWPKVNLKYGSAFCIVTAITVFYCLCSVHLYHSPNDFPVPSSCAPMQLHQTPQNVSQNSRGCLPKMDIMFMKTHKTASSTIINILFRFGQKHGLKFAFPNSRNDFYYPSSFHRTYVKGYQSGLCFNIMSNHMRFNSAEVTQVLPQDTVYVTVLRDPAELFESSFHYFSHLIPLTWWIQGEDKMTEFLRDPNYYYKPNGLYSFYLKNLLFFDFGYDNNLDEDSPMVEQSFKEIAKRFDLVMLTEHFEESLILLKDVLCWSMDELLFFKLNARKESSAPRLTPELKQKALKWNSIDWKLYKYFNSTFWHKVELYGREQMVKDVAELKRRNAEMMEICIEGGHSVEATNIHSEDLQPWQPVGEKSIVGYNLKSNIDKQYEELCRKMLTPELQYMSDLGVNLWLTRLWGSVRKVMGL from the exons ATGCTCTGGCCGAAAGTCAACCTGAAATATGGGAGTGCGTTTTGTATTGTCACCGCCATCACTGTGTTCTActgcctctgctctgtccaCCTCTACCACAGCCCCAATGA TTTTCCTGTGCCTTCTTCATGCGCTCCCATGCAGCTCCACCAAACTCCTCAAAATGTTTCCCAGAATTCTCGTGGCTGTCTCCCTAAAATGGATATTATGTTCATGAAGACCCATAAAACTGCCAGCAGCACTATCATCAACATTCTATTTCGTTTTGGCCAAAAGCATGGACTCAAATTTGCCTTTCCAAATAGCAGAAACGATTTCTACTATCCATCGTCTTTCCATCGCACATATGTGAAGGGATATCAGTCCGGCCTCTGCTTCAACATAATGTCTAACCACATGAGGTTTAACAGCGCTGAAGTTACTCAAGTCCTACCTCAGGACACTGTTTACGTCACTGTCCTACGAGACCCGGCGGAGCTATTTGAGTCATCGTTCCATTACTTTAGTCACCTTATTCCACTGACTTGGTGGATTCAAGGCGAGGATAAAATGACAGAATTCCTTCGTGAtccaaactactactacaaaccaAACGGATTGTATTCTTTCTATCTAAAAAATCTGCTTTTCTTCGACTTTGGCTATGATAATAATCTAGATGAAGACAGTcccatggtggaacagagcttcaAGGAGATTGCTAAACGCTTCGACCTGGTGATGTTAACAGAGCACTTTGAGGAATCTCTTATACTGCTCAAGGATGTCCTCTGCTGGAGCATGGATGAACTATTATTTTTCAAGCTTAATGCTCGCAAGGAATCTTCTGCTCCAAGACTGACTCCCGAACTGAAGCAAAAAGCCCTTAAATGGAACAGCATTGATTGGAAACTCTATAAGTATTTCAATAGCACTTTCTGGCACAAAGTGGAATTGTATGGGAGAGAACAAATGGTCAAAGATGTGGCAGAGCTTAAAAGGAGAAATGCGGAAATGATGGAAATATGCATCGAAGGGGGTCATTCAGTTGAGGCTACAAACATTCACAGTGAGGATTTGCAGCCATGGCAACCGGTGGGAGAAAAGTCTATAGTGGGATACAATCTGAAAAGTAACATTGATAAACAGTATGAGGAGCTGTGCAGGAAGATGCTGACTCCAGAACTGCAGTATATGTCCGATTTAGGGGTCAACTTGTGGCTCACCAGACTGTGGGGGTCTGTGAGAAAAGTGATGGGATTGTGA